CTTTCCGGCAAGACCAGCGCGCCGTGGGCGACATGTACCTGGTGACTACCAACGTAGGCCACCCCACGCTGAAAACGTGGAAGTACCCGCTGGCCGGCGACAAGGACATTGCCCTGATTGAGCGGGTGATTATTGAAGTGAACAGCCCCAAGGTGGTGCGCTTGCAAGTAGCCCCGGACCCGCACCGTGGGTCGCTGTCGGATGATATTTCGAGCAGCGGTACCTTCGACGACGTAGACTGGAGCCCCGACGCCAGCCAGCTGGCTTTTGTATCGACCTCACGCGACCACAAGCAGGAAAAGCTGCGCGTGGCCGATGCCGCCACCGGCGCAGTGCGCGACGTATTTGCCGAAACCGTGGCCACGCAGTACGAATCGGGCCAGCATGCCATCAACTGGCGCTACCTGCCCAAAACCAGGGAGGTTATCTGGTACTCGGAGCGTGATAACTGGGGACACCTGTATCTCTACGACGCGGGCAGCGGCACGCTGAAGCATCAGATTACCAAGGGCAACTTTGTGGTGACGCAGCTGCTGCGAGTAGACGAGGCCAAGTGCCAGCTTTACTTCCTGGCCGATGGGCGCGAGCCGGGCAACCCGTATTTCACCCAGCTCTACCGCATTGGGCTCGATGGCCAGAACCTGACGTTGCTCACGCCCGAGGCCGGCAACCACCAGGTGGCGCTGGCGCCCTCGGGCCGCTACTTTCTCGACACCTATTCGCAGCCCGACAAGCCGGGCGCAACCGTGCTGCGCGGGGCCGATGGAAAGCTGGTTTTACCGGTAGAGAAAACCGATATTTCGCGCCTCACGGCCACCGGCTGGAAAGCGCCCGTTCCCATCACGGTGAAAGCTCAGGATGGCCAGACCGACCTCTACGGCCTGATGTTTACGCCCACGACGCTGGACCCGGCCAAAAAATACCCGATTATAAACTATATCTACCCCGGTCCGCAGGGTGGGGGCGTGGGCAGCTGGTCGTTTTCGGCCGCGCGCGGCGACAACCAGGCGCTGGCCGAGCTGGGCTTTGTGGTAGTGGTGATTGAGGGCAGCTGCAACCCGCTGCGCTCCAAGTCTTACCACGATGCCTGCTACGGCAATATGGCCGAAAACACGCTCTCAGACCAAGTGACTGGTATGCGGCAGCTGGCGCAAAAGTATCCGTATATTGACCTGGAGCGGGCCGGCATCTGGGGGCACTCGGGTGGTGGCTA
The sequence above is drawn from the Hymenobacter baengnokdamensis genome and encodes:
- a CDS encoding S9 family peptidase, producing the protein MFKYVSGLVAATLFSIAGATAQERPVLTDQDYARAERFMGYNTQALVDGSPGQPHWLPGDRFWYRVLTAKGSEFVLVDPVRKTRTAAFDHARLAAALSKASGKTYEASRLPVRDLAFSPDEKSVSFTAAGKSWQYNLGSGQLSPGDAQPGPNAQNEVESPNGRLAAYIKDYNLWVRDTKTNQATQLTTDGARDYGYATDNAGWTHSDQPVLRWSPDSRKIATFRQDQRAVGDMYLVTTNVGHPTLKTWKYPLAGDKDIALIERVIIEVNSPKVVRLQVAPDPHRGSLSDDISSSGTFDDVDWSPDASQLAFVSTSRDHKQEKLRVADAATGAVRDVFAETVATQYESGQHAINWRYLPKTREVIWYSERDNWGHLYLYDAGSGTLKHQITKGNFVVTQLLRVDEAKCQLYFLADGREPGNPYFTQLYRIGLDGQNLTLLTPEAGNHQVALAPSGRYFLDTYSQPDKPGATVLRGADGKLVLPVEKTDISRLTATGWKAPVPITVKAQDGQTDLYGLMFTPTTLDPAKKYPIINYIYPGPQGGGVGSWSFSAARGDNQALAELGFVVVVIEGSCNPLRSKSYHDACYGNMAENTLSDQVTGMRQLAQKYPYIDLERAGIWGHSGGGYATAAAMFRYPDFFKVGISESGNHENRNYEDDWAERYIGLLKTNPDGTTNYDNQANAIFAKNLKGKLMLAHGLMDDNVPSSNTMLVVEALTKANKSYDLVVFPNAAHGYGVYSPYMTRRRWDYFVQNLAGAQPPHDYEMKPVPDPRNVMQ